The Glycine soja cultivar W05 chromosome 6, ASM419377v2, whole genome shotgun sequence genome has a window encoding:
- the LOC114414575 gene encoding GDSL esterase/lipase At3g14820-like → MELWSVVFVCCVLCYSFCHSAEAIVKLGGNETIPALILFGDSIVDTGTNNNLITLLKCNFPPYGRDFQGGIPTGRFSNGKVPADFIAEELGISEYITPYKSPSLQPGDLLKGVNFASGGSGYDSLTAQIVSVTPLSEQLEQFKEYIGKLKGNFGEAKTNFILSKSLVLVVSSSNDIANTYFASGVRKVTYDVSGYTDMLVQEASSFVKELYGLGARRIGVFGAPPLGCLPFVRTLFGGLERVCTEEINMASKLFNSKLSSELHNLNQSLPQAKVVYIRIYDSLLNIIQNPINYGFDVADRGCCGTGTVEAAFLCNPLDPTTCVDDSKYVFWDSYHPTQKTYQILVGEILNKYIISFS, encoded by the exons ATGGAGTTGTGGAGTGTGGTGTTTGTGTGTTGTGTTTTATGTTATAGTTTTTGTCACAGTGCAGAGGCTATCGTTAAGCTAGGAGGAAATGAAACAATCCCAGCACTGATTTTGTTTGGGGATTCGATCGTTGACACAGGAACTAACAATAACCTAATAACACTGCTTAAGTGCAATTTCCCTCCTTATGGGAGGGATTTCCAGGGTGGGATACCAACAGGAAGATTCAGCAATGGCAAGGTCCCTGCTGACTTCATAG CGGAAGAGTTGGGAATCAGCGAATATATAACACCATACAAGAGTCCTAGTTTGCAGCCTGGTGATCTCCTCAAGGGAGTCAACTTTGCTTCGGGTGGCTCCGGATATGATTCTTTGACCGCACAAATAGTG TCTGTCACACCATTATCTGAGCAACTAGAGCAATTCAAAGAATACATAGGAAAGCTCAAGGGAAATTTTGGAGAAGCAAAAACCAACTTCATCTTGTCCAAAAGTTTAGTACTTGTGGTGTCAAGCAGCAACGACATTGCCAATACTTATTTTGCATCAGGAGTTAGGAAAGTGACTTATGATGTTTCGGGTTATACTGATATGTTGGTGCAAGAAGCCTCTTCTTTCGTTAAG gaaTTATATGGATTGGGGGCAAGGAGAATAGGAGTGTTTGGTGCACCTCCACTAGGATGTTTGCCATTCGTACGAACGTTGTTTGGAGGTCTAGAGAGAGTGTGCACCGAAGAAATAAACATGGCATCAAAATTGTTTAACTCTAAACTATCTTCAGAGCTGCACAACCTAAACCAAAGCTTGCCTCAAGCGAAGGTGGTGTATATCCGTATTTACGACTCTTTGCTCAATATCATCCAAAACCCAATCAATTATG GATTTGATGTTGCTGACAGAGGATGCTGCGGTACAGGGACGGTAGAGGCGGCTTTTCTGTGTAATCCGTTAGATCCAACAACCTGCGTAGATGATTCCAAATATGTGTTTTGGGACAGCTACCATCCCACACAAAAGACATACCAAATTCTTGTTGGTGAAATCCTCAACAAATATATAATCAGCTTCTCTTGA
- the LOC114414574 gene encoding CO(2)-response secreted protease-like: MKGNNTLLLHLFYTTLFLFLVVSSSSSTGNESNDDTNSKEVYIVYMGAADSTKASLKNEHAQILNSVLRRNENALVRNYKHGFSGFAARLSKEEANSIAQKPGVVSVFPDPILKLHTTRSWDFLKSQTRVNIDTKPNTLSGSSFSSSDVILGVLDTGIWPEAASFSDKGFGPVPSRWKGTCMTSKDFNSSCCNRKIIGARFYPNPEEKTARDFNGHGTHVSSTAVGVPVSGASFYGLAAGTARGGSPESRLAVYKVCGAFGSCPGSAILAGFDDAIHDGVDILSLSLGGFGGTKTDLTTDPIAIGAFHSVQRGILVVCAAGNDGEPFTVLNDAPWILTVAASTIDRDLQSDVVLGNNQVVKGRAINFSPLLNSPDYPMIYAESAARANISNITDARQCHPDSLDPKKVIGKIVVCDGKNDIYYSTDEKIVIVKALGGIGLVHITDQSGSVAFYYVDFPVTEVKSKHGDAILQYINSTSHPVGTILATVTIPDYKPAPRVGYFSSRGPSLITSNVLKPDIAAPGVNILAAWFGNDTSEVPKGRKPSLYRILSGTSMATPHVSGLACSVKRKNPTWSASAIKSAIMTSAIQNDNLKGPITTDSGLIATPYDYGAGAITTSEPLQPGLVYETNNVDYLNYLCYNGLNITMIKVISGTVPENFNCPKDSSSDLISSINYPSIAVNFTGKADAVVSRTVTNVDEEDETVYFPVVEAPSEVIVTLFPYNLEFTTSIKKQSYNITFRPKTSLKKDLFGSITWSNDKYMVRIPFVLTK; encoded by the exons ATGAAAGGCAATAATACACTTTTGTTGCATTTATTCTACACTACTCTCTTCCTGTTTCTTGTAGTGTCAAGTTCATCTTCAACAGGGAATGAAAGTAACGATGACACTAACAGTAAAGAAGTTTATATCGTGTACATGGGAGCTGCAGATTCAACAAAAGCTTCTCTTAAAAATGAGCACGCTCAGATTCTGAATTCAGTGCTAAGAAG GAATGAGAATGCCCTAGTACGGAACTACAAGCATGGTTTCTCTGGGTTCGCAGCTCGTCTATCAAAAGAGGAGGCAAACTCAATTGCTCAGAAACCTGGTGTGGTGTCTGTTTTCCCTGACCCCATTCTGAAGCTCCACACTACACGTTCATGGGATTTCCTCAAAAGCCAAACTCGTGTCAATATCGACACCAAACCAAATACGCTGTCcggttcttctttttcttcatcagACGTCATTCTTGGCGTCTTAGACACAG GCATATGGCCAGAGGCGGCGAGTTTTAGCGACAAGGGTTTCGGTCCTGTTCCATCCCGATGGAAAGGCACCTGCATGACATCAAAAGACTTCAATTCCTCTTGTTGTAACAG GAAGATAATTGGCGCGAGGTTTTACCCTAACCCAGAGGAGAAAACGGCAAGGGATTTCAACGGACATGGGACTCACGTTTCGTCGACGGCAGTGGGCGTGCCGGTGAGTGGCGCATCGTTCTATGGTCTGGCGGCGGGGACGGCAAGGGGTGGGTCCCCTGAGTCAAGGTTGGCGGTTTACAAAGTGTGTGGGGCTTTTGGGTCATGTCCTGGGTCGGCCATTCTTGCGGGGTTTGACGATGCCATTCACGACGGAGTGGATATCTTGTCGCTGTCGCTCGGTGGATTCGGTGGAACCAAAACCGATTTGACCACCGACCCGATTGCGATTGGAGCATTCCACTCCGTCCAGCGCGGCATCCTGGTGGTCTGCGCCGCCGGGAACGACGGAGAACCATTCACCGTTCTCAACGACGCACCTTGGATTTTAACCGTTGCAGCTTCCACCATCGACCGTGATCTTCAATCCGACGTGGTCTTGGGTAATAACCAAGTCGTCAAG GGAAGAGCCATAAATTTCTCCCCTCTTTTAAATTCTCCCGATTATCCAATGATATATGCTGAGTCTGCTGCCAGGGCAAATATCTCCAACATAACTGATGCAAG ACAATGCCACCCAGATTCATTAGATCCAAAAAAAGTCATAGGGAAGATTGTGGTTTGTGATGGAAAAAATGACATTTATTATTCAACTGATGAGAAAATTGTCATAGTGAAGGCGTTGGGAGGAATAGGTCTGGTTCATATTACTGATCAATCTGGATCAGTAGCATTTTATTATGTGGACTTCCCAGTAACAGAGGTAAAATCAAAACATGGCGACGCAATCCTCCAGTACATCAACTCAACTAG CCATCCAGTGGGAACAATACTAGCAACAGTTACAATTCCTGATTATAAGCCTGCTCCCCGGGTGGGTTATTTTTCATCAAGAGGGCCTTCATTGATTACAAGCAATGTTCTCAAG cCTGATATTGCAGCCCCGGGAGTTAACATTCTCGCTGCATGGTTTGGAAATGACACATCAGAGGTTCCAAAAGGAAGAAAGCCCTCACTATATCGCATACTCTCAGGAACTTCCATGGCTACTCCACATGTTTCAGGGCTTGCATGCAGTGTCAAAAGAAAAAACCCCACTTGGAGTGCCTCCGCAATCAAATCTGCCATCATGACTTCAG CAATTCAAAATGACAATTTGAAGGGTCCCATAACAACGGATTCAGGGTTGATAGCCACACCTTATGACTATGGAGCAGGGGCAATTACAACATCTGAACCATTGCAACCGGGGCTAGTTTATGAAACCAACAACGTTGACTACTTGAACTATTTGTGTTACAATGGACTTAACATAACCATGATAAAGGTCATCTCCGGAACTGTCCCCGAGAATTTCAATTGTCCCAAGGATTCGAGCTCTGATCTCATCTCCAGCATCAACTACCCTTCCATAGCAGTAAACTTCACTGGCAAAGCAGACGCGGTCGTGAGTAGAACTGTCACAAACGTTGACGAAGAAGATGAAACAGTGTACTTCCCCGTTGTTGAAGCTCCTAGTGAAGTAATTGTCACACTCTTTCCATATAATCTTGAGTTTACGACAAGTATTAAAAAACAAAGCTACAATATTACTTTCAGACCGAAGACCTCCTTGAAGAAAGATTTGTTTGGATCTATCACTTGGAGTAACGACAAATATATGGTTCGAATTCCTTTTGTATTAACTAAATAG
- the LOC114414573 gene encoding CO(2)-response secreted protease-like, with translation MKGNDTLLLHLFYTLLLFLGVRSSSSAGNGSNDVTNRKEVYIVYMGAADSTNASFRNDHAQVLNSVLRRNENALVRNYKHGFSGFAARLSKKEATSIAQKPGVVSVFPDPVLKLHTTRSWDFLKYQTQVKIDTKPNAVSKSSSVIGILDTGIWPEAASFSDKGMGPVPSRWKGTCMKSQDFYSSNCNRKLIGARYYADPNDSGDNTARDSNGHGTHVAGTAAGVMVTNASYYGVATGCAKGGSPESRLAVYRVCSNFGCRGSSILAAFDDAIADGVDVLSVSLGASTGFRPDLTSDPISLGAFHAMEHGILVVCSAGNDGPSSYTLVNDAPWILTVAASTIDRNFLSNIVLGDNKIIKGKAINLSPLSNSPKYPLIYGESAKANSTSLAEARQCHPNSLDGNKVKGKIVVCDDKNDKYSTRKKVATVKAVGGIGLVHITDQNEAIASNYGDFPATVISSKDGVTILQYINSTSNPVATILATTSVLDYKPAPLVPNFSSRGPSSLSSNILKPDIAAPGVNILAAWIGNGTEVVPKGKKPSLYKIISGTSMACPHVSGLASSVKTRNPTWSASSIKSAIMTSAIQSNNLKAPITTESGSVATPYDYGAGEMTTSEPLQPGLVYETSSVDYLNFLCYIGFNVTTVKVISKTVPRNFNCPKDLSSDHISNINYPSIAINFSGKRAVNLSRTVTNVGEDDETVYSPIVDAPSGVHVTLTPNKLRFTKSSKKLSYRVIFSSTLTSLKEDLFGSITWSNGKYMVRSPFVLTK, from the exons ATGAAAGGCAATGATACACTTTTGTTGCATTTATTCTACACTCTCTTGTTGTTTCTTGGAGTACGAAGTTCATCTTCAGCAGGGAATGGAAGTAACGATGTCACTAACCGTAAAGAAGTTTATATCGTGTATATGGGAGCCGCAGATTCAACAAATGCTTCCTTCCGGAATGACCATGCTCAGGTTCTCAATTCAGTGCTAAGAAG GAATGAGAATGCTCTAGTACGGAACTACAAACATGGTTTCTCAGGGTTCGCAGCTCGTCTATCAAAAAAGGAGGCAACCTCAATTGCTCAGAAACCTGGTGTGGTGTCTGTTTTCCCTGACCCAGTTCTGAAACTCCACACTACACGGTCATGGGATTTCCTCAAATACCAAACTCAAGTCAAAATTGACACCAAACCAAATGCGGTCTCCAAATCTTCTTCCGTCATTGGTATCTTAGACACAG GTATATGGCCAGAGGCGGCGAGTTTTAGCGACAAGGGTATGGGTCCTGTTCCATCTCGTTGGAAAGGCACCTGCATGAAATCACAAGACTTCTATTCCTCCAATTGTAACAG GAAGCTAATTGGCGCAAGGTATTATGCTGACCCTAATGACTCGGGGGACAACACGGCTAGGGATTCTAATGGGCATGGAACCCATGTGGCGGGAACGGCAGCTGGTGTTATGGTGACTAACGCATCTTACTACGGTGTTGCGACAGGGTGTGCAAAGGGTGGGTCCCCAGAGTCAAGATTAGCGGTTTACAGAGTGTGTTCTAACTTTGGGTGTCGTGGGTCGAGCATTCTTGCTGCGTTTGACGATGCCATTGCGGACGGAGTGGATGTGTTGTCGGTGTCACTAGGTGCATCCACTGGGTTTCGACCCGACTTGACGTCCGATCCGATTTCGCTTGGAGCATTCCATGCTATGGAGCATGGCATCCTCGTCGTCTGCTCTGCTGGGAACGATGGACCCAGCTCCTACACCCTTGTCAACGATGCACCTTGGATTTTAACTGTTGCAGCTTCCACCATTGATCGAAATTTTCTATCCAACATCGTCTTAGGTGATAACAAAATCATCAAG GGCAAAGCTATAAATCTATCCCCTCTTTCAAATTCTCCCAAGTATCCACTGATATACGGTGAGTCTGCCAAGGCGAATAGCACCAGCTTAGCTGAAGCAAG ACAATGCCACCCAAATTCATTAGATGGGAATAAAGTCAAAGGAAAGATCGTGGTCTGTGATgacaaaaatgataaatattcaaCTAGAAAAAAAGTTGCCACGGTGAAAGCGGTGGGAGGAATTGGTCTGGTTCATATTACTGACCAAAATGAAGCAATAGCATCAAATTATGGGGACTTCCCAGCAACGGTCATAAGTTCAAAAGATGGCGTCACAATCCTCCAGTACATCAATTCAACCAG CAATCCAGTGGCAACTATTCTAGCAACAACATCAGTTCTTGATTATAAGCCTGCTCCCCTGGTGCCAAACTTCTCATCAAGAGGGCCTTCATCGCTTTCAAGCAATATTCTCAAG CCTGATATTGCAGCTCCGGGAGTTAACATTCTCGCTGCATGGATTGGAAATGGCACAGAAGTGGTTCCCAAAGGAAAAAAGCCCTCACTATACAAGATAATCTCAGGGACTTCCATGGCTTGCCCGCATGTTTCAGGGCTTGCAAGCAGTGTCAAAACACGCAACCCCACTTGGAGTGCCTCCTCAATCAAATCTGCCATCATGACTTCAG CAATTCAAAGCAACAACTTGAAGGCTCCCATAACAACGGAATCAGGGTCGGTAGCCACACCTTATGACTATGGAGCAGGGGAAATGACAACATCTGAACCATTGCAACCGGGGCTAGTTTATGAAACCAGCTCCGTTGACTACTTGAACTTCTTGTGTTACATTGGATTCAACGTAACCACGGTTAAAGTCATCTCCAAAACCGTCCCTCGTAATTTCAATTGCCCCAAGGATTTGAGCTCTGATCATATCTCTAACATCAACTACCCTTCCATAGCAATAAACTTCAGTGGCAAAAGAGCCGTGAACTTGAGTAGAACTGTTACAAACGTTGGCGAAGATGATGAAACAGTGTACTCCCCCATTGTTGATGCTCCCAGTGGAGTGCATGTCACATTAACTCCAAATAAACTTCGGTTTACGAAAAGTAGTAAAAAACTAAGCTACCGAGTTATTTTTTCATCAACTCTGACCTCCTTGAAGGAAGATCTGTTTGGATCTATTACTTGGAGTAACGGTAAGTATATGGTTCGAAGTCCTTTTGTGTTAACTAAGTGA